CAATAACTGTCTTGTTTGCTGATATAGTTATCGAGCCACATTTCTGGAATGAGATTACGATCACGAGCAACCACACATCGGGGAAAATTCccgaaaaatgtatttttagttACAACCAATGCTCTGATTGGCTCACGGCAGTGAAGTTCTTTTGGATTGGTCAGAGTCACATTCATACGTCACACACGAAGTGAAACACGCTCGACTCCGACCACAACAAACCATTCGTTGCAATCTGGACGGTCTACAGTAAAGAAACGTTTGTGCATTTGAGGAGACACATTTGGAGTATTTAGCTTCTGCTAAACGAAAAAGAGGACTACAAGTCACAGCTGTGCAGTTCATAACAGTTTTAAGGTATGCCGAATTCTTATTTGGCTCTTAATGTAGTGTAATACTAACCAAATTAGTTTCCATCGCTGCCAGTGGAAGTGTTATGGAATCCATGACCTGTTTATTCATCCactggaaataatttttgtggggattcttttgtgttttctcgtGTTATCGCattgtttattgtattatttttgtgtgcgtTATTGGGAGTATGGCAGTAGAGAAGCAGACCACGAGATATAGCAAGCATGGAAGCGATCGGCAGGGTTGTTTACGTTATGTGATCATGACCTTCGTGACACGGCATCCTCGGGAGGTTCCGTGAGTCGCCGGCTCGGCGAAGGCATGATTCAACACCAGCATGTGCTGTGTCACGCGCCGTCAGCATGTTGCGTGAGACATCCAGGAGATGTTCACTACAACGCATGCTATCCATTATTAAGCGACTGTTCCTTTTGGTTCCGGGTGGCTCGGTGGGGAGTTGGCCAACGGAGTAAAAAAACTCCAAACACGTTTGTGTATTCATTCGGGGCGAACCACGTGACCAGAAGAGGAGGAGTTTGCGCTCGCGTGGGCTCGATGTGTAGTGGGAATTATTTTTCACGCTGTGGCTGTCACGCTTTATTTGATGTTACTTGGCGGACAGTAGATGGAACCTGTCAACACCTTAAGAAAGGCGAAGATGCCACCTTTTCATCCATTTCGTGGGACTGAGAACTTGGGTAAAGCAAACAGTGGGAGCACAACTCCAAGGAAACTGGACTTGAAAAATCGGTGCGTTTCGATATTACAATAACAGAGACCACTGGCTGACAGATTGTTAAGACTGCACTTTGTATCTCTGCTTCAGATGATTTATAACTTGGATGGATTCCAAGAATGGAAACTTGTTTTTCTCTAGAACAAAACAAGGGTTGGACAACTGTGGAAGAGCTACTGCCAAGAGATTGCCGAATATTTCTGAACCACTGGCAACTGTATTGGATACAATAAGTTTGTTCAGTGTAAACAGACATTATTCCCTTTATTTAGTGAAAGAAGCACATAACTACATGGAGGGAAATATTTCTCTGTTACAGGCCAAGGAGCTACTGCAATACCAGATTTGGTCCAAGTTTCACAGTCAAGGACACAGCAGCAGCCTTGGACATCCCCAATCAATTTGCAAGAAGGGGTGGGCACTTTCACCATCCATTTTGTGTCCCTATGACGCTGTCATCAGACCAGACGAAGGTATGTTGTTCTTTAGTAGAAAAAATCAgattattatttacagcacagcctatcaaaaaaaaagaggagacaaATGTGCTCTGGTCAACacagtgtttaaaaaagttgatttgttgatagtcaaaaagtttttctgtaaaatattgtaaGCTTTTATGCCAAGTCTTAATTCGgataaattttctttggcaCTTAGAGAAAGTTTTAATTGTTCTGGATGTGTTGCACATAAAAACTGATGAAGTGTGCATCTGCAATAAGCAGGACAACATCTTGCATGCACAAGTTAATATTATCTATTTAGTTTAAAGAACAGTCTATGAATATTGAGAAAAATGATACTcattcagatttgttttttcaCAGTCAAAAGGCACCATGGAGTATGTGCCAAGTCCCGAAAGCTTTTACTCTCCAGAATCTGCACCATGCAATGACTTTGCTGCTTTTGCTGCCAGCCCAAATTCCCTGTACATGTATGACCAAGAGCGGTGGGACATGCAGAACACTTTAAATGCCAACATATTTTGTGGACAGAGCTGTGGTAACAGTGAGGCAGTCAGCCTGCCAGATGCAGAATTTGATCTGGAGCCTCAATACGAGCAGTCAAACAATCTTGAGACCTACTTCATAAACAGTCCTGTGACTAATGCTACTGTTGTTGGACCCTTGGGTCAGGCCACTGTCACACATCCAGAAAAGCCACCATCAGAAAGCTTGCTTAGCACAGAAAAGAGTGAGATGAGGGGTGGTCCCACCCTGGCCCAGCTGAACATGGATCCCCTTTTGTTGGAAGATATTGTTAGTCTCATCagtaatgacgatgatgatttagACAACCAGTCTCCAGAGACACACCAGCAGCaaccacagcagcaacagactTTGAACGTCAAAACAGAGAACAGCACACAGTCGTTAAGAACTGATCATAGAGGCAACACCTTCATGACCTTAACACCTGTGCCAAAAAGTCTGACAGCCACTTTCACCTCCCAGGTTCCTGCTGCCAGTGCCACTCAGATGTATCCCAGTCAGTCTTCCATACGGCAAAACATAGCGGTCATCACTCCTGTTAGTACATCAGACATCAAGTCCGAGCCTGTTGACCCTGATGATAAATCCTGTCTCCACAAGCTTCTCACTCAAGGCCCCACAGGAAAACTGGCAGGGGCACTGTCAGCTCAAGCAAGTGCTAGCCCTGCTTCTAATCGGCAAGTGATGCCAGTTGTGGGACATAAGAGGGCCCCGCCTCTTAAAGTCAAATCAGAGTCAGTTGAGGAGAAGTGGAAGGAAATCGAGAAATTCATTCACAATCCAGAAACTTCCAAAAAAAGACGTCGCACAggtgagaaatatattttatacatttatgtcTTTATGGTATATATCCTAGTGTGCACACATGGATCTAGCACATTTAATGATGAGTGTGATTTCTCTACATTACAGCCTGCATCCTAACTGTATCCTTAgttttattctccctcccctcttctACCAGCCATTcttttaaactgcttttttatgactgttctttttaattaatcatCAGAATGGATTCTTGCGTTTTTGTGagcaaaatataaatcttttatCTTCATCTACTAATATGCTAGAGtatattaatatttcttaaGCAGCTTCATATAAGCATTTGTTTGATAATTATTGGTAGTTGTAAATGTGTTAAATTATAGGTTGTTAGAGATAAGTGTTTGCAATAGTAAAATACCAATATAAAATTTCCCTGTTCATCTACAGAGTACATTTTTTAGAGAAGTGTAATTAAGCTAGCACCAAACAACTTTACCAGCTAGCAATGGAAGAATGAACAGTATGCTCATCATGTGTTGAGTAGATATACTTTTAGAGGGCAGTATTATTACAGATACATTTAGTTGTATCAcaaacatggaaataaaatagaaaaagctGAATCACTAGCAAATGTTACCAGCATGTAATAAAGGAAAGCGCGGCAAAATCAATTTAAGTTGCAGCTTCTAGGAGACGTTGCTAAAACTTGATACTTCTTGACAACTTTTTCCAACACTATTATATCAACGCGACTTCTAGAGCCACTGGCACTCTAGGACTAGGGTAAGTGCAGGAGAGGTCGGCGAGGAAGGAAATACCCTAAGGAGTGGCAAAAACAATTGTATGACGCACCTATCGCTgtaggtggaaaaaaaaaacaaccccaccATCCGCGCCTGTTAACTTGAGGTCGGGTTCAATAGAGCATTCCTGTTCCGCCCGCCATCTTCCAGCTTTTCTGCTAGGCGCGATCGCAAAGATAATGGATGTCATTAACGCTTCTTGCATTTATGTTATTTGATAATTAGGAATCGACATAGAAATGTTGGTGTAAAATGCGATTACGAGGGCTATAAAATCAACTCACCGGATAATAggaatttgttttttcgttttaaTGACAACTATGACAAGCTTTCTTGTCTGAGTCAGCGTACATCTGGGATTGGCGCAATCCCGAAATTCAGTTCGGTGAGGGAGCGAGCGGTGCTGCCCATACACTTTCGGCATTCTTTGTCACCACGGAGACGTAGTCACCCGTCGGCTGTGTCATTAAACGCATCCACAAAGGGGACAAAATCGTCTCTTACCAGTTCTAGCGAACAGGACGGTGCAGCACCCTATTCCCCTCTGTTTAGGCGAGCAGTAACAGATGGAGTCGGGCCCCCGAACACGTTTGACAGGGTGAAGGTCGTTTTATGGTGCAAAACAACGATGATAGGATATTTGATACTGACGCTACAAAATAGTCAAACACCTTAGTAAAAACCGATAATTTAGGTTTCCCTGGCTTTCTCGTGCACACTGTTTCAATCTGACCTACTTTCCGGACGATGGGTTTATTAGATCAAGAGCGAAAAGGTCAGTCTTGGCCACGTGATTTAGAGCTGAGCGAACCGGATACACAATGATGTAAAGTCAGAATTTGACGTAAACACCGGGGTCACAGGGCAATCCTCTTCATCTTCCGTGTGAGCCTGTCGGTGGCCACATGGTGTACAGACGAATTAAGGAATGTTGCAAATTCGTTCTTGCCACAGTAAGCTTATGATTAGGACCTAGAGGGCCATGTTTAAAAACTGGGTAGTAGGATTGTAGGAATCAAGATATCGTCTTTCACGAAGGTTGTACTAGGAAATAACACAAACTACGCACACGTTACACAACGAAATCAGACATGGTGACAAGAATGTGAGAGATTTTAAGAATACTTTAACAACAGTAACGCACtagaaacaacaacatacaaGCAATGAATAGAACCAATTTCCAGATCTGGTTATCAGCGTGTtaactttgtgtatgtgtgattgaTTGTTCACAGTTTCTGGGTCTTCTGAAAGTTCTATGGACGAGGACTTGGCATCCAGTGGGTATGCAGATTACATGGACGATGATTCGTCAGATGCTGAATCCGACATCAGCGACACACCACTTCAGGAATCCCTGACTGAGCTAGCCAAGAAAAGCAAGCAGTATTTCTGGCAGTATAATGTgcagtccaaaggaccaaaagGGACAAGGCTTAAACTGTCTATGACAGATGAAGATCCACACAAGCCTGCAAAATTCGAAGACCCGGTCTTTGATGCTACCAACACAACGCTTGTTGGTATTCGTCATGGTGGGAAGGCCAGAAAAGGGGATGGAAATGAAGTTACTCCAAACCCCAAAAAACTGTTCCACATTGGGCAGCAACTTTATAAACTTAATCGGCAGATAAACAGTTTTCAGTCCACGAGTGATTTGCCAGCCAGTGTCCGGAACAAGTCACGGAAAGAGAAGAACAAGCTGGCATCAAGGGCATGCAGACTTAAAAAGAAGGCACAGCATGAAGCGaacaaagtgaagctgtttggaTTGAACTGTGAACAGAGTATGTATGCTGATTTGGTTTTAgtgactatttaaaaaaatgtttgcattgagaaataataaaaatatagcaGTGAGTTGTATAAGTGTATCACTGTGCAGATATTTATTTGCTATTGTCTGAAAGAAGAGATATTGTGCACAGGAAAATGAGTAGAATCTGTTGTTATCCCCTTCCCTCCCGGTAAACATGCCTAAACTGAAAAGCATGGTCTTCCTCCTTAAGCAAATAAAGCTGCAATACCTACTGCCAGCATAGCTTCTACAcagaaattcttttttcagattATACAAAACTGTTGAATtttagaaaagtattttttttatcataaaatatgGTTCAATACATTTATGCATCATCATAATGGCTTATAGGAATACCTTATCAAGATCTATTTATGTGAACTTAAAAACTGAATTATACAGTTCATTGACAAGGGAATGCCCATTATTTCAACGTACATGGAAATGTGATttaagggagaaagaaagaaacagtgatGTGTGACATTTTTGGTTGCTTGTGTTTTCAGATCAACTGTTGAAGATAGGCAGCATGATATGGCCATCCCTAAAAGAACGGGCACAACTGTGCTTGCAGAACGGCATTCATCACAAAGATAACCATGAGtctttgacagaaaaactgAGGTCCCTGATAGAGGCACATCACAGTAAGTAAAGGTTTTCTTATAATAGTACCAGAATTATATAAGACTTAGTTCTTGGTGCATCATTTTCTGTCCTTACCTGTCTGTGGACATTGTGTTACTTAAAATGAATAATCCATATATATGCTTGTTCACACTATTAGTCTGTTAATTCAGGTGCCTATCAACATGATTGCtaattttttaacctttttttcttttcatgaagTGTATTTTCataggtttttgttttgggagaaacttgaatgataaaaaaaaaaattcaaggtaAATTGTCACTCTTAGCAGGTAGCTTGTATTATGTGCTTGACAGAATTTGTGCATATATTGATTCatgaaacttgttttctttgttttgtagaattTGTGATTGCTGGCAATACAACAGACTTTGTCAATGAAGTTATTGAAAAAGTGGAAGAAGGTGACATGACAGGTGGATTGCCCATTGCAGACCGGTCCAGAAAGTGAAGCACCATTTCTTCTGACTGTTGATCAAACCTGAAAGTTAACTGCAGTTTTTCCTCTGAAGCAAACATtgaattttttccaattttgtCAGTGTTTGAACAGGATTCTGACAGCTGGTAAGAGGAGTCAGCACGTCAGGTTGGAGGTCTGTGCATTAACAAAAAGAGATGTTAAATTCCTTCTTTGCTGATTTACTTAATCCCAGCACATGATCTTTGGTCATTCAGTGAATCCTGAGAAGCAGGAGAAAGGACAAAGATGGGATGAAGACATTGTACATTATGGCCATGAGAGATTTTCTACTTGCTGTCATTACAACTGCAAAGTAGCCTGGATTGTCAGCCTATAGACTGAGAAACGTCTTAAATCTTGCCAGTTTCTGCTAGTTGCTGTGTGTACAAAGAAGTCTCTGATTTTCCTGTTAAATTTTTGTACCAGTTTTATGCATGATAACCTAACAGCTGGGTGCTGTGGTTTGGTCATTGTTTAAATTTATGGCAATGCCGTTTTTGCAATAGGTCTGtcttaaaaattttaacaaattttatttggaaaagATGCTTGATAGCTATAAGTAAACAGTTATTAAAAAATGGTCAAAATATACCCAAAGTATATTTCCAGAACATAGTATAATTACCTCAGATTATCGAATTAAAAAGGTTTTTGATTTGGAATAGCATAAATTGTAAGGAATTTAAAGTACTTTGACAATATAATTTTATGGACAGATAATCTTAGCTGTAGAAGAGTTGTTCATCAGAATGTTGAGATGCGAGAGGTGCAAATATTTTAGCATTAATTGTGGAAATTATAACtaatatgaaaatattacatttgcttcttgtttttatGGTTTGAACTATATAGTTCAAGAGTGTTGTGTCTGTCTCCTTTCGTTATAATTAAGTATACACCTAGTGTTTGCCCAGTGGGATTGAAACCCCCAACTTAGCTTTATTCCTTATTAGTGAGGATGAAAGAGTGTTTGGAGCTTTTATTTTAGAGTCATAATCATAATGATGCTTTAGGTTGAATGAGGACAAAAATTTAATGCAAGACTGCAAGATCATGCTTTGCTTCTCTGCTTTTTGGTAGTTACAATGCATAGATAATTGTTTTTGTCGCTGCTCAGTGTTGCAGATTTGTGAGTAGTGCATGTtacaatggaaaataaaataaagtgtgaTTTCTCAGCACATGCCATAAAATCCCAAAAGGGCTGAAGAATGTACATTTCAGCTTCAAGGACTGTTAATTAACAAGCTACTGATAGCacttaaaagttttgttgacaatgttATTTACTTAAATCTGAACTTGGTTATGgttcttttgtaatattttcagaaatgcaAAGACTAGCCCAGAGTCAAAAGCTACACGTTTGTAAATAAGTGGAATGGGATTTACTGAATGATTGACATCATTTTCTTCCtattaaacttaaaaacattACAATACATGTATTATCTAACTCGGTGTACctttgtatatgtttgcatCTGTACACTTGTAAgagaaacaacatttttttttaattacttcatGAACAGAAAGGGCATTATTAAGGGTCACAgcatacattattttgtaaagcTCAAACAATTGCATTTTCTCTGATGGAACCAACATATTTGGGCTTAACAGTTTGACATaaaattcaatttttgtttcttttgtgggaAGGGCAAAGAGAAgataaacacatattttaacaaaattttgcaCATCTGGCTGTATTATATCACCTAAAATGATTTATTGTTAAATTGCATCTGCAATGATAACTATGAGAAAAATTGTGGTTTTTGCATGCAGTGTAAGGAATTATCTTGATGGAGATAGGATATTCTTGCTCACTCAAAGCAGTACTATACGTTTGTTGCTCGTTGCTGTGTTGCAAGCTGGTGCATTCTTGCAGCCTAGGTCACAAAAAGATGGTATGAGAAGATTAAAATGGTTTTTGTAAAGCATAATccatatttatgtttgtattgaTACACTTTGAGCAGACTTGTGAGAGGAaagtgttttcttcatggtcAGCGTATTTTTGGAAATAAGAGCAAGAgacgaatttttattttaatttgcaagACAGATGGTTGCTTGAAATATTGTATGTGGGGAAACTGAGCTGTTATGCCGGAATCTACAAAACCCATGACTGAAAGAGATTTCGTAATGAATGAGACAGATTTGTGGGACAAATGTTCTAGTATTATAAAGTTGAATGCTCAGATGGTGCTACATTTTTGAATGAGATCTGAAAATGCATTTAGATCGGCATGTGCCTAGGTGTGAAAGAAACAGCATCAGCTTATTATGTTTCTTCTGCcttgtttacagtttgttttccaAACATAACTTCAGGCAGAGCATTTTGGAGCTCTGTTCACATGTTAAATTATAGTATTGTAAGTTGCTTTCttcttcagacattttttgtttatattaacaTATGTTGACACAGTCTTCAAATTGACACTGCCTGTTGTGATAATATTAATTTCTAATTATGAAACAATAGGGCCCTTATTGGTGaacaataagtaaaaaaaagaaaacttcaaaagtTTTCATGCACTGTTCTTGGGCTGCCTTGCTTGTATCAAGTTAATATTACATATTCCAAACAGTGTAAtgataaatacatattttgccATGAGTCCTcattattgttaaaaatgttttgttaagaGTGTTGGAATATTGGAGGTGCTGAGAAaataaagagggaaaaaaaaacttgtttcttttgATAGGCATGCAACACATTGGAGGAAAAAGCCTTTTGAAGAGGTAATGATTGCTGTACAAATTGATCATTTCCTTCTGTTATTCCACAATAGTTTCCACAAAGTGGGACTTAAATATTGTGGATAGTTATTTAATCaactggggaaaaaaggaagtTTCAAAAGATTAAGTTATTCCCCCCCTCAAGTTTTCAAATTGTGTACATGTTGGAATGTTATACCTCTcaaaaaagatcaaaataatactagacatgtatataaaaaaaaaacatttgatcAGTTCAAATTTACTCTAATGCAGGCACAGTGTACAAAGCAACTATTGTTACtcagttataataataataacagttcgCTTGTAAAATAGCGCCTTATGCTCCCTATTGGACAAGCTCAAGGCGTTTCACAGATGACAGTGTGACATGAATATaagtcagaacaaaatgactgtactccaggccaaaggtcagcgtctgCACACAACATGAACACTATACACAAGCCAAATATCAAACGTCATACAAGCCGGAATGCATTCCACACCAAATACAGCTCAAAATAGCACAGTCTAGCATCTATGTGAATTCTATCCATGTAAATTGTCCAGATTTTATTACCTCGAACTGTGCACATATTTATAAGGTGAAAGGTAGATCATAAAGTCTGTCCTAACCTATAAGTAATAGTTGTAAAGGcagaaggcaacaaacatcacaccaCCTGAAAATAAGATGAATCTTAATAACtgtgaagaagaaaagtttCCATATCACCCATCAGCTGTCacccacagtgacgtcacaccacCCCTATCATTACTGGCGCAGGCAGTGAAGGAAAAGTTACACTCGGCTGTCTGACTATCAAGAAGTTAAAGGCGTTTAAGAGTACacgatattttgttttttccccaaataCATATTATTTCTTGAAACATGAATAAATTTCTCTCTATCTCCAGCATTTATCTTAAGATACATTCCTACAAACCTCCTCTTGTATGTGACGTCACGCATGGCCATGGATAATTAATTTCCTAGTTAACGTTCGATTCCAGCTCTCGCATTGGTTAAAGCCACCACAACGCAACCGTATCTACGGTCTTGATGATGTCATTATTTTAGAACGTTgttgaaacaataaacaacaacaaaaaaaaaaaaaaagaggggggaggggagaacaTTTGCCCAAATTTATGGAAATTCTTGTTCTGAGTTTAGCCCAGTCATCTGAAAATAAGTAACTGTAAATCCATTTGTGCACTCTTGTAGAGCTTTAAGGTGTACGTCAGAGAacgaggaggaggagtgggGCTCAGGGTCGAGGAGCAGTATGTGGAACGGATTGTCGTTAGGAGATCAGGTGCTCTGTGAGTGGGGAAGCTTGGATGGGGCTGAATGGTGGCTTCTGCGAGATATATTAGTGTAACTGTCAGCGCTAACGGACTCTCTTTTTACTGATCAGAAGTGCAGGAAAGTTTCTCACTGTAAATTGCCTGTCAGGCTGAGCTTATAATCAGTTGAATAATGCACAGCAACGAGattcatatttcatttatttcaacaatttattagtcaataaaaagtaatgaattTAATGTTTTGGTAGTGCGATTATCAAATGATCACAGCGCGACAAGAAACTGGCTACccaccttttttgttttgtttattgttttcatgcGAATAGTTGAGTGGGTAGTTAGACCAGGTAAGGTTGTTTAGCGGTTCGAAGCTCTTCCAGGCCGAAATGGAAAACCTtccctttcctctttctccttccacATTCTTtccatattatttattaaggaATGTAGAACGTGGTGAAAGCAGATTATTGGTCTCTGTTTGCCATCTACACTGCCCTCGACATGATAAACCACTTATAATATCCCTCCGGCCACTAGTCTATGGGAACTTTATTCCTTGAACAGCGTTAATAGTCCGTTACTGCTCCTCGTGCCTCCTGCGCGCAGAGGTCGAAAAGGCCATTCTGAGTCTGAACTAAAGAAAGTCTCCCGAAGTGGACAATGTCCCGGGGAAGAACTAGTGAAAGCTCTTTCCGTCCGGTGCCAGAAGATCTGGCAACCAAGCAGTGGCCATAGGAATGGAAGCAGTCACTGGTAGTATCCGTGTCTACGAAGGGTAACGTGAGGCAGTGCCAAAACTATCAACGGTCAGCCTGATTAGTCTAATTTATAGAGTAATTTTATGCTGAAGTATACAAAGCTTCTCATAATGATGGCGGAAGAAACTCTAGCTGAGATTCCGAGCCGGTAGGAGCACCATCGAGCAGTTCTTCGATAGCCGAGTCTACATtaagaaacacaaacagcacGGGAAGATCTGACTTTATCGACTTTAAGAAGGCATTCGATAGAGTATGGCACGAGGGGGCAATGGGCAATGCGCTCGTTCAGTGTGgaagaaggtctggtacggAGAAGAGTAAGGTCACGGTGAACACCATCGGGCTTAGCAAGGTGGACATCCAAATGAACGGGATACAACTGGCGGAGGTGGAGTCCTTTAGGTACCTAGGCGCGACCCTCATCAAAGACTAGGTGTGAGGACAACGTACGTCTAAGAACCATAGCAGCGACAGCCTCGGCTTCTGCACCAAATTCAGGTTCTGTAAGTCTCTCCTAGTGCCAGTCATGTTGTACGGCGGCGAGACCTGACCTTCCTAATACAACAAGTGCGAAGGAGTTTGAAACGAGGTGTTACAGGAGACTCCTCCTGATTGATTACAAGGAGCAAAAGACTAAAGACATCGTCCGCAATATAGTCACCTGTCTGAAGGGTCCCCTGGAGTCTCTGCTTGTTACCGTCAAGAGGCAGAAACTGTAGTGGTTCGGTCTTGTCGCCCGACATGACACTTGGccacatgacatgacatgacatgacacctCCTCCGTGGTTGTGTTCAAGGCGTTCGACGCCGAGGAAATCATAAGAAAGGTTGGGTGGCCAATGTGAAATTAGACCTTCTCA
This sequence is a window from Pomacea canaliculata isolate SZHN2017 linkage group LG5, ASM307304v1, whole genome shotgun sequence. Protein-coding genes within it:
- the LOC112563511 gene encoding CREB3 regulatory factor-like isoform X1, with amino-acid sequence MSRAGVASTGGSPHHGYWSNGYHGYQAGLYACAVDPPWPSFNMGYRPRSYCNTRFGPSFTVKDTAAALDIPNQFARRGGHFHHPFCVPMTLSSDQTKSKGTMEYVPSPESFYSPESAPCNDFAAFAASPNSLYMYDQERWDMQNTLNANIFCGQSCGNSEAVSLPDAEFDLEPQYEQSNNLETYFINSPVTNATVVGPLGQATVTHPEKPPSESLLSTEKSEMRGGPTLAQLNMDPLLLEDIVSLISNDDDDLDNQSPETHQQQPQQQQTLNVKTENSTQSLRTDHRGNTFMTLTPVPKSLTATFTSQVPAASATQMYPSQSSIRQNIAVITPVSTSDIKSEPVDPDDKSCLHKLLTQGPTGKLAGALSAQASASPASNRQVMPVVGHKRAPPLKVKSESVEEKWKEIEKFIHNPETSKKRRRTVSGSSESSMDEDLASSGYADYMDDDSSDAESDISDTPLQESLTELAKKSKQYFWQYNVQSKGPKGTRLKLSMTDEDPHKPAKFEDPVFDATNTTLVGIRHGGKARKGDGNEVTPNPKKLFHIGQQLYKLNRQINSFQSTSDLPASVRNKSRKEKNKLASRACRLKKKAQHEANKVKLFGLNCEQNQLLKIGSMIWPSLKERAQLCLQNGIHHKDNHESLTEKLRSLIEAHHKFVIAGNTTDFVNEVIEKVEEGDMTGGLPIADRSRK
- the LOC112563511 gene encoding protein CREBRF homolog isoform X2 produces the protein MEPVNTLRKAKMPPFHPFRGTENLGKANSGSTTPRKLDLKNRPRSYCNTRFGPSFTVKDTAAALDIPNQFARRGGHFHHPFCVPMTLSSDQTKSKGTMEYVPSPESFYSPESAPCNDFAAFAASPNSLYMYDQERWDMQNTLNANIFCGQSCGNSEAVSLPDAEFDLEPQYEQSNNLETYFINSPVTNATVVGPLGQATVTHPEKPPSESLLSTEKSEMRGGPTLAQLNMDPLLLEDIVSLISNDDDDLDNQSPETHQQQPQQQQTLNVKTENSTQSLRTDHRGNTFMTLTPVPKSLTATFTSQVPAASATQMYPSQSSIRQNIAVITPVSTSDIKSEPVDPDDKSCLHKLLTQGPTGKLAGALSAQASASPASNRQVMPVVGHKRAPPLKVKSESVEEKWKEIEKFIHNPETSKKRRRTVSGSSESSMDEDLASSGYADYMDDDSSDAESDISDTPLQESLTELAKKSKQYFWQYNVQSKGPKGTRLKLSMTDEDPHKPAKFEDPVFDATNTTLVGIRHGGKARKGDGNEVTPNPKKLFHIGQQLYKLNRQINSFQSTSDLPASVRNKSRKEKNKLASRACRLKKKAQHEANKVKLFGLNCEQNQLLKIGSMIWPSLKERAQLCLQNGIHHKDNHESLTEKLRSLIEAHHKFVIAGNTTDFVNEVIEKVEEGDMTGGLPIADRSRK
- the LOC112563511 gene encoding protein CREBRF homolog isoform X3: MTLSSDQTKSKGTMEYVPSPESFYSPESAPCNDFAAFAASPNSLYMYDQERWDMQNTLNANIFCGQSCGNSEAVSLPDAEFDLEPQYEQSNNLETYFINSPVTNATVVGPLGQATVTHPEKPPSESLLSTEKSEMRGGPTLAQLNMDPLLLEDIVSLISNDDDDLDNQSPETHQQQPQQQQTLNVKTENSTQSLRTDHRGNTFMTLTPVPKSLTATFTSQVPAASATQMYPSQSSIRQNIAVITPVSTSDIKSEPVDPDDKSCLHKLLTQGPTGKLAGALSAQASASPASNRQVMPVVGHKRAPPLKVKSESVEEKWKEIEKFIHNPETSKKRRRTVSGSSESSMDEDLASSGYADYMDDDSSDAESDISDTPLQESLTELAKKSKQYFWQYNVQSKGPKGTRLKLSMTDEDPHKPAKFEDPVFDATNTTLVGIRHGGKARKGDGNEVTPNPKKLFHIGQQLYKLNRQINSFQSTSDLPASVRNKSRKEKNKLASRACRLKKKAQHEANKVKLFGLNCEQNQLLKIGSMIWPSLKERAQLCLQNGIHHKDNHESLTEKLRSLIEAHHKFVIAGNTTDFVNEVIEKVEEGDMTGGLPIADRSRK